One window from the genome of Tolypothrix sp. NIES-4075 encodes:
- a CDS encoding AIPR family protein, protein MKRTAIENNADTVDFPYYSFRNVSCPEDNNNNRKILFGHAPVNSVLSLPTDENVRDYLLDAEGKTRRRPTSVHRAIEDTLKNSHHKFSVLNGGVVIVARDYRVDEQKKCLFLYQPSIINGSQTQGVIKDFFNDCKKQGEELPDIHVTFELIVTTDDDLIAEISIARNFQNDVMSLSIAGRLGQLDELEASLQAKLSGKKLRKSETQLSDDYLATERLLQVIAALVPGELWLNDKESDNPNKVYTYDKKAKCLKDFREIYSIAKGEKKPEKKVDPAKYKELYQFYLDIAAEAYQLYGKWKAHQGFKGTGLQKGITRDENRNILEVSDGIIFPILASLSAFAKKTSEGWKIEPPSAFCDEELIRTAKTAFMDMANSDPPTMGKSKACYSAIYQITSLYKRLTT, encoded by the coding sequence ATGAAACGCACAGCAATCGAAAACAATGCTGACACTGTGGATTTCCCGTACTATTCATTCCGCAATGTCAGTTGTCCTGAAGACAATAATAATAATCGTAAAATCCTTTTTGGACATGCGCCTGTAAACTCAGTTTTAAGTCTCCCTACAGACGAAAATGTCCGTGACTACCTCTTAGATGCGGAAGGAAAAACAAGGCGTAGACCAACAAGTGTTCACCGAGCTATAGAAGATACACTAAAAAACAGCCACCATAAATTCTCAGTCCTAAATGGTGGCGTGGTAATTGTAGCTAGAGATTATAGAGTGGATGAACAGAAAAAGTGTCTGTTCCTCTACCAGCCAAGCATAATCAACGGCTCACAAACTCAAGGAGTTATTAAGGACTTCTTTAACGATTGTAAAAAGCAGGGGGAAGAACTTCCTGATATTCACGTCACTTTCGAGTTGATCGTTACCACTGATGATGACTTAATTGCGGAGATATCCATCGCACGAAATTTTCAGAATGATGTAATGAGTCTCTCAATAGCAGGACGCTTAGGACAACTTGATGAACTTGAAGCAAGCTTGCAAGCTAAGTTATCTGGTAAAAAGCTCCGCAAGTCTGAAACTCAATTATCTGATGATTACCTTGCCACTGAGCGCTTACTTCAAGTGATTGCCGCGCTTGTTCCCGGAGAATTGTGGCTCAACGACAAAGAGTCAGACAATCCTAATAAAGTTTACACCTACGATAAAAAGGCTAAATGCTTAAAGGACTTCCGGGAAATTTACAGTATCGCTAAGGGCGAGAAAAAGCCTGAAAAAAAGGTAGATCCCGCCAAGTACAAGGAACTTTATCAATTCTATTTGGACATAGCCGCAGAAGCCTACCAATTATACGGAAAATGGAAAGCTCATCAAGGTTTTAAGGGTACGGGGTTGCAGAAAGGAATAACACGTGATGAAAATCGTAATATTTTAGAGGTATCAGACGGCATTATCTTTCCAATCCTCGCATCACTCTCAGCTTTTGCAAAAAAGACATCAGAAGGATGGAAAATAGAGCCACCAAGTGCTTTTTGCGATGAGGAACTGATACGGACAGCAAAGACTGCATTCATGGATATGGCTAATTCAGACCCACCAACAATGGGAAAGAGTAAAGCCTGTTATTCAGCAATTTACCAAATTACCTCGCTTTACAAACGCTTAACTACCTAG
- a CDS encoding DUF433 domain-containing protein, with the protein MTDWQRRITHNPNVCHGKPCIKGTRIMVSVILDNLAEGLTFEEIVQEYPPLALEDVRTAIAYAAQLTREEELLPLR; encoded by the coding sequence ATGACAGACTGGCAAAGACGCATTACTCACAATCCAAATGTATGTCACGGCAAGCCGTGCATCAAAGGTACACGCATCATGGTATCAGTCATCCTTGACAACCTTGCCGAAGGACTGACGTTTGAGGAAATTGTTCAAGAGTATCCACCACTGGCTTTAGAAGATGTAAGGACTGCAATTGCTTATGCGGCACAATTAACAAGGGAAGAGGAATTGCTGCCATTGCGATGA
- a CDS encoding DUF5615 family PIN-like protein, whose protein sequence is MSTLSVKLDENMAQTHVEFLQQAGYNCDRVTNEGLSGADDDIVWQQVCAEERFFITLDLDFSDVRRFLPGTHPGILLLRSRNRSRQAVLDILARVLREQPLETLKGCLVVADEIQTRIRRPPIS, encoded by the coding sequence ATGAGTACATTATCGGTGAAACTCGACGAGAACATGGCACAAACCCACGTTGAGTTTTTGCAACAAGCTGGCTACAACTGCGATCGCGTTACTAACGAAGGGCTGTCTGGTGCTGATGATGACATTGTTTGGCAGCAAGTGTGTGCTGAGGAACGGTTTTTTATTACCCTTGATTTAGACTTTTCCGATGTGCGCCGCTTTTTACCAGGCACTCATCCTGGTATTCTACTATTACGTTCCCGTAACCGTAGCCGTCAGGCAGTACTAGACATTTTGGCTCGTGTTTTACGTGAGCAACCATTAGAAACTCTCAAAGGTTGCCTTGTAGTCGCAGATGAAATCCAGACTCGAATCCGTCGTCCCCCCATTTCTTAA
- a CDS encoding sucrose synthase has protein sequence MHELFQAVLNSDEKTALRQLVFALKSGGKRYFLRNEILSAFADYCQESQKPAYFYHSSSLGKLIHYTHEIIIEEENTWFVVRPRIASQEIWRLEANMTFESQEPKALLDVRDRFVNRYQPNILEIDTHPFYEGSPNISDPRNIGQGLTFLNRYLCSQVLTDRQYWLDVLYDVLQRREYDGIPLLINDRIHSGSELSQQLSSAIKLVSDRKANESYEKFHLDFQQIGFEPGWGNTAERVKETLELLQRLFENPEPPILEAFVSRIPAIFRVVLVSIHGWVGQEDVLGRPETMGQVVYVLEQARSLENKLQAEIQLAGLDLLNIKPQVIILTRLIPNCQGTQCDLRIEKLLGTENGWILRVPFGEFNPEVTQNWISKYEIWPYLETFANDAEKELLAKFKGTPNLIIGNYSDGNLVAFLLARRLKAAHCHIAHSLEKPKHLFSNLYWQDLEKQYHFSAQYTADIISMNAADFIVTSSYQEIVGTPDSIGQYESYKCFTMPELYHVVNGIDLFSPKFNMVAPGVNENIFFPFRQVEDRDKSVITRVNELLFHREDPQIFGNLDDQNKRTILAVAPMTKVKNLAGLAECFGKSQELQAHCNLIILTSNLHANDQSNPAEAAEIKKLHEIINQYNLNGKIRWLGMRLKSVDLAEAYRAIADCQGIFVHFAHFEAFGLTILEAMISGLPTFATQFGGAAEIVGDRDNEFQINPTDLEGTATRILNFIDQCETNPEYWHKISEWVIQRVRNYYNWNNNSNQLLLLAKIYTFWNFVSRENREALLRYMETLFHLVYKPRAETILDEHMHR, from the coding sequence ATGCATGAACTATTTCAAGCTGTTTTAAACAGTGATGAGAAAACTGCTTTACGTCAGTTGGTCTTTGCATTAAAGTCTGGTGGAAAGCGATACTTCTTGAGAAATGAAATTCTTTCAGCGTTTGCAGACTACTGTCAAGAATCGCAAAAACCTGCGTATTTTTACCACTCTTCTTCTTTGGGCAAGTTAATTCACTACACCCATGAAATAATTATCGAAGAAGAAAATACTTGGTTTGTTGTCCGACCGAGAATTGCTAGCCAAGAAATTTGGCGACTTGAGGCAAACATGACTTTCGAGTCTCAAGAGCCAAAAGCATTGTTAGATGTGCGCGATCGCTTCGTTAACCGTTACCAACCAAACATTCTAGAAATAGACACCCATCCCTTTTATGAAGGTTCCCCAAATATCAGCGACCCCAGAAACATTGGTCAAGGTCTAACATTCCTCAATCGTTATTTATGCAGTCAAGTATTAACCGATCGCCAGTACTGGTTAGATGTATTGTATGACGTTTTACAAAGACGCGAATACGACGGCATCCCGTTATTAATTAACGATCGCATTCATTCCGGTTCGGAATTATCTCAACAACTTTCATCAGCAATCAAATTAGTTAGCGATCGTAAAGCGAACGAATCATACGAAAAATTTCACCTAGACTTTCAACAAATCGGCTTTGAACCAGGTTGGGGAAATACTGCCGAACGCGTGAAAGAAACCCTCGAACTCCTCCAAAGACTCTTTGAAAACCCAGAACCCCCCATCCTCGAAGCGTTTGTTTCCCGGATTCCCGCTATTTTTCGCGTCGTCCTCGTTTCTATACACGGGTGGGTTGGTCAAGAAGACGTTTTAGGAAGACCGGAGACAATGGGTCAAGTCGTCTACGTCTTAGAACAAGCTCGCAGCTTAGAAAATAAACTGCAAGCCGAAATTCAACTTGCCGGACTCGACCTGTTAAACATTAAACCCCAAGTTATCATTCTTACCCGGCTTATTCCCAACTGCCAAGGAACTCAATGCGACTTACGCATAGAAAAACTCTTAGGAACAGAAAACGGCTGGATTTTGCGCGTTCCTTTCGGTGAATTTAATCCCGAAGTTACTCAAAACTGGATTTCTAAATATGAAATTTGGCCTTATTTAGAAACATTTGCCAATGACGCCGAAAAAGAACTATTAGCTAAATTTAAGGGAACCCCTAATCTAATTATTGGCAACTACAGCGACGGCAATTTAGTAGCCTTCCTTCTGGCTCGTCGTCTGAAAGCCGCTCATTGCCACATTGCCCACTCTTTAGAAAAACCCAAACATCTATTCAGCAACCTTTATTGGCAAGACTTAGAAAAACAATATCATTTTTCCGCGCAATATACCGCCGATATCATTAGCATGAATGCTGCCGATTTTATCGTCACCTCGTCCTACCAGGAAATTGTCGGCACACCCGACAGTATAGGACAGTATGAGTCCTATAAGTGCTTTACCATGCCGGAATTGTATCATGTGGTGAATGGAATTGATTTGTTTAGTCCCAAATTCAACATGGTTGCACCCGGAGTAAACGAAAACATATTCTTTCCATTTCGCCAAGTGGAAGACCGAGACAAAAGCGTTATTACACGAGTTAACGAGTTATTATTTCACAGGGAAGACCCGCAGATATTTGGTAATTTAGATGACCAAAACAAGCGAACAATTCTTGCTGTCGCTCCGATGACAAAAGTGAAAAACCTCGCGGGTTTGGCAGAATGTTTTGGCAAAAGCCAGGAATTGCAAGCGCATTGTAACTTGATTATTCTTACCAGCAACCTACATGCAAATGATCAAAGCAACCCGGCAGAAGCCGCAGAAATAAAAAAACTCCACGAAATCATTAACCAGTATAATTTAAATGGGAAGATCCGCTGGTTAGGGATGCGCCTTAAAAGCGTTGACCTTGCCGAAGCTTATAGAGCGATCGCCGATTGCCAAGGAATTTTTGTCCACTTTGCTCACTTTGAAGCCTTCGGACTAACAATTCTCGAAGCGATGATTTCTGGCTTACCAACATTCGCCACTCAATTTGGCGGAGCCGCAGAAATTGTCGGCGATCGCGATAATGAATTTCAGATCAATCCTACCGACTTAGAGGGGACAGCAACGCGAATCTTAAACTTTATTGACCAATGCGAAACTAATCCCGAATATTGGCATAAAATCTCTGAGTGGGTCATCCAACGAGTTCGTAACTACTACAACTGGAATAACAATAGCAATCAGTTGTTATTGTTAGCTAAAATATACACATTTTGGAACTTTGTATCCCGTGAAAATCGTGAAGCTCTACTTCGCTACATGGAAACTCTCTTCCATTTAGTTTATAAGCCTAGAGCCGAAACAATCTTAGACGAGCATATGCATCGGTAA
- the pgmB gene encoding beta-phosphoglucomutase, with protein MDTTGHSQDFIYTDWTLIETKVDFNKFPHRETVFTIGNGYLGTRGTFEEGYSQASPATFIHGVYDSVPVVYTELVNCPDWLPLIVIVDGDRFRLDQGEILSYDRQLDLRRGLITRTIRWRSSTGKTIDLTFQRFASYSDQHVLAQRCQITPVDFDGLIEIQASINGYPENQGFNHWEALDQGNIDNGIWLYRRTRNSRIEISLAARMTLSGADASMLVTSAPGYPTLNTKFQATAQQTVTLEKIVTVFTSREVTHPITAACEKLAQLPSYSKLLDAHEKAWDEVWQQNDIVIEGDSRAQLAVRYNIFQMLIAAPRHDEKVSIPAKTLSGFGYRGHVFWDTEIFLLPFFTYTQPNIARNLLSYRYHTLNGARRKASHDGYKGAMYAWESADTGDEVTPRWALPNDPYGEDVRIWCRDREIHISADIAYAVWYYWQATGDDEWMEKYGAEIILDTAIFWASRVEYNTKDERYEIRGVIGADEYHEFVHNNTFTNRMVQWHLEKAIIVQDWLRQNKSDRATELEEKLKLTPGRRSRWQDIITNIWIPYDASTKLIEQYEGFFQLEDINLQEYEPRTRSMQAILSIDGANKRQVLKQPDVLMLLYLMRQSQEFPYNQENLEKNWDYYAPRTDITYGSSLGPAIHGILASDLGKTAEAYERFMQAAMVDLEDVRGNAADGIHGASAGGVWQAVVFGFGGIQLHDNEPVANPHLPPGWTRLKFKLQWRGKSHEFDLQPIRGQGGREQGAGSREQGEFVLSSPSSGASPTPPLSPSPTPPLSPSSLDIRGFIFDLDGVLTDTAEFHYLAWQKLADEEGLPFTREANEALRGVSRRESLLLIIGNNKKYSEAEIQEMMERKNRYYVESIENISPADLLPGAVSFLDELRQAGIKIALGSASKNARAVVDKLGIASKIDAIADGYSVEKPKPAPDLFLFAAHQLGLEPAQCVVVEDAAAGIEAAKKGGMWAIGLGPVERVGAAHVVLPSLAGATWSDIRAKLDNVARK; from the coding sequence ATGGATACAACAGGTCATTCTCAAGATTTTATTTATACAGACTGGACATTAATCGAAACCAAAGTTGATTTTAACAAGTTTCCTCACAGAGAAACAGTTTTCACCATCGGCAACGGTTATTTAGGAACACGCGGCACTTTTGAAGAAGGCTATAGCCAAGCATCACCTGCTACATTCATTCACGGTGTTTACGATAGTGTACCAGTAGTTTACACTGAACTTGTGAATTGTCCTGACTGGCTACCACTGATAGTAATTGTTGATGGCGATCGCTTTCGTCTCGATCAAGGAGAAATATTAAGTTACGATCGCCAACTTGACTTGCGTCGGGGACTTATTACCCGTACAATACGTTGGCGCAGTTCCACCGGAAAAACCATAGATTTGACTTTTCAACGCTTTGCTAGTTATTCCGATCAACATGTCTTAGCGCAGCGTTGCCAAATCACCCCAGTCGATTTTGACGGATTAATTGAAATTCAAGCAAGTATTAACGGCTATCCAGAAAATCAAGGCTTCAACCATTGGGAAGCACTCGATCAAGGAAACATTGACAACGGAATTTGGTTGTATCGTCGCACCCGCAACTCCCGCATCGAAATCAGTCTCGCAGCACGGATGACACTATCAGGGGCAGATGCGTCTATGCTTGTTACCAGCGCACCGGGTTATCCTACCTTAAATACCAAATTCCAGGCAACAGCACAACAGACAGTCACCTTAGAAAAGATAGTTACAGTTTTTACCTCGCGGGAAGTAACGCATCCGATCACAGCAGCTTGTGAAAAACTCGCTCAATTGCCTTCTTACTCCAAGTTGCTCGATGCTCACGAAAAAGCTTGGGATGAAGTTTGGCAACAAAACGACATTGTAATTGAGGGAGATAGCAGAGCGCAACTAGCAGTCCGCTACAATATTTTTCAGATGCTCATCGCTGCTCCTAGACACGACGAGAAAGTGAGTATTCCCGCAAAAACACTTTCGGGATTTGGTTATCGCGGTCATGTATTTTGGGATACAGAAATATTTTTGTTACCTTTCTTCACTTACACCCAGCCAAACATCGCCCGTAACTTGCTATCATACCGCTACCACACGTTAAATGGAGCCAGACGCAAAGCATCTCATGACGGCTATAAAGGAGCGATGTATGCTTGGGAAAGTGCCGATACTGGTGACGAAGTGACCCCGCGTTGGGCGTTACCTAACGATCCTTACGGTGAAGACGTGCGGATATGGTGTCGCGATCGCGAAATTCACATCAGTGCAGATATCGCCTACGCTGTCTGGTATTATTGGCAAGCCACAGGTGACGACGAGTGGATGGAAAAGTACGGTGCGGAGATTATTTTAGACACCGCTATATTTTGGGCAAGCCGAGTTGAGTACAACACAAAGGATGAAAGATATGAAATTCGCGGGGTAATAGGTGCGGATGAATATCATGAATTTGTCCATAACAACACATTTACCAATCGGATGGTACAATGGCATTTGGAAAAAGCAATTATAGTTCAAGATTGGCTGCGTCAAAATAAAAGCGATCGCGCAACTGAATTAGAAGAGAAATTAAAATTAACTCCAGGCAGGCGATCGCGCTGGCAAGATATCATTACAAATATCTGGATACCCTACGACGCATCAACCAAGTTAATCGAGCAATACGAAGGATTTTTTCAATTAGAAGATATTAACTTGCAAGAATACGAACCGCGCACTCGTTCCATGCAAGCTATTTTAAGCATCGACGGCGCCAATAAACGGCAAGTCCTCAAACAGCCAGATGTCTTAATGCTCCTTTATTTAATGCGCCAATCACAGGAATTTCCCTACAACCAAGAAAATTTAGAGAAAAATTGGGACTACTACGCACCTCGCACAGACATTACTTATGGTTCATCCCTCGGTCCTGCGATTCACGGTATCTTAGCCTCAGATTTAGGCAAAACAGCCGAAGCTTATGAAAGATTTATGCAAGCAGCAATGGTAGATTTAGAAGATGTGCGCGGCAACGCAGCTGACGGAATTCATGGTGCCAGTGCTGGTGGGGTTTGGCAAGCCGTAGTTTTCGGCTTTGGTGGCATCCAACTGCACGACAATGAACCCGTAGCCAACCCCCACCTACCCCCTGGTTGGACACGCTTAAAATTCAAGCTTCAATGGCGTGGAAAATCCCACGAATTCGACTTGCAGCCAATTAGGGGACAAGGAGGCAGGGAGCAGGGGGCAGGGAGCAGGGAGCAGGGGGAGTTTGTCTTGTCATCTCCCTCATCGGGAGCATCCCCCACTCCCCCCCTCTCCCCCTCTCCCACTCCCCCCCTCTCCCCATCCTCCCTCGACATCCGGGGATTCATCTTTGACTTAGATGGTGTGCTGACGGATACAGCAGAATTTCACTATCTAGCTTGGCAGAAATTGGCAGATGAAGAAGGTTTACCCTTTACTCGCGAAGCTAACGAAGCTTTGCGGGGTGTGTCCCGTCGCGAATCGTTGCTGCTGATAATCGGAAATAATAAAAAGTATTCAGAAGCAGAGATACAGGAGATGATGGAGCGTAAAAACCGCTATTATGTAGAATCGATTGAAAACATCTCCCCAGCGGATTTATTGCCTGGAGCGGTATCTTTTTTGGATGAACTGCGACAAGCAGGAATTAAAATAGCTTTAGGTTCTGCCAGTAAGAATGCTCGAGCAGTTGTAGATAAATTGGGAATTGCCAGTAAAATAGATGCGATCGCTGACGGTTACAGTGTAGAAAAACCCAAACCAGCACCCGATTTATTTCTATTTGCGGCACATCAGCTAGGACTAGAACCAGCGCAATGTGTAGTTGTCGAAGATGCAGCTGCGGGTATTGAAGCCGCTAAGAAAGGTGGTATGTGGGCAATCGGACTCGGACCTGTTGAGCGAGTTGGTGCTGCTCACGTTGTTTTACCAAGTTTAGCTGGTGCCACTTGGTCAGATATCCGTGCCAAATTGGATAATGTTGCTAGAAAATAG
- a CDS encoding ester cyclase, which produces MKTPKEVLTIWVDALNARNADEAAALYHDDAINIQVAADAPLHGKQAILENFIEFFQAFPDNYTHVENLFEDGEWAIIEWNGGGTFLGEFTGIPPTGKKYILRGCGFFHITNGKIRFQRGYWDKLTWFEQIGITIN; this is translated from the coding sequence ATGAAAACGCCAAAAGAAGTCCTGACAATTTGGGTTGATGCATTGAATGCGCGGAATGCTGATGAAGCAGCAGCATTATATCATGATGATGCAATTAATATTCAGGTAGCGGCTGATGCTCCATTACACGGAAAGCAAGCAATCTTAGAAAATTTCATTGAGTTCTTCCAGGCTTTTCCTGACAATTATACCCATGTTGAAAACTTATTTGAAGATGGAGAGTGGGCAATTATCGAGTGGAATGGTGGAGGGACATTTCTGGGAGAATTTACGGGAATACCTCCCACAGGTAAAAAATATATTCTACGTGGTTGTGGTTTCTTTCACATTACAAATGGAAAAATACGTTTTCAGCGTGGCTACTGGGATAAATTAACCTGGTTTGAGCAAATAGGTATTACTATAAATTAG
- a CDS encoding DNA polymerase III subunit delta', producing MPNDPFAKLIGQQQAVELLTQAVKQNRVAPAYLFVGSEGVGRSLAARCFAELLFSHSVETNRLRQENHPDLFWVQPTYQYQGQRLTPQEAAEKKLKRKAPPIIRLEQIREVTQFLSRPPILAPRNVVVLEQAETMAEAAANALLKTLEEPGQATLILIAPSLESVLPTLVSRCQRIPFYRLDAVSLAQVLRQTGHEEILQHEAVLSIASGSPGEAIASFEQLQVIPNKLLESLTTAPKTYLDALKLAKEIDDLDTEAQLWLIDYLQQSYWRRSHQPSIINCLEQARKYLLCYAQPRLVWECTLIAMKN from the coding sequence ATGCCCAATGACCCATTCGCGAAACTTATAGGACAACAACAAGCAGTAGAATTACTGACTCAAGCTGTCAAGCAAAATAGAGTTGCACCGGCTTATTTATTTGTCGGTTCTGAGGGTGTGGGACGCAGTTTAGCAGCGCGGTGCTTTGCAGAATTGCTGTTTTCTCATTCTGTAGAAACGAACCGTTTGCGTCAAGAAAATCATCCAGATTTATTCTGGGTGCAGCCAACTTACCAGTATCAAGGACAACGATTAACACCACAAGAAGCGGCAGAAAAAAAACTGAAGCGGAAAGCACCGCCTATAATTAGGTTAGAGCAAATTCGGGAAGTTACACAATTTCTCAGCCGTCCACCGATACTTGCGCCAAGAAATGTGGTAGTTTTAGAGCAAGCAGAAACAATGGCGGAAGCTGCGGCAAACGCTTTGCTGAAGACTTTGGAAGAACCAGGACAAGCGACATTAATTTTAATTGCACCTTCACTAGAGTCTGTGTTACCGACTTTAGTTTCACGCTGTCAACGCATTCCTTTTTATCGCTTGGATGCAGTATCTTTGGCTCAGGTTCTCAGGCAAACAGGGCATGAGGAAATTTTACAGCATGAGGCGGTATTAAGTATAGCATCAGGGAGTCCGGGGGAAGCGATCGCATCTTTTGAGCAATTGCAAGTTATCCCTAATAAGTTACTCGAATCTTTAACAACAGCCCCGAAAACTTACCTTGATGCTTTAAAATTGGCGAAAGAAATTGATGATTTAGATACAGAAGCTCAACTGTGGTTAATTGATTATTTGCAGCAGTCATATTGGCGGCGATCGCATCAACCAAGTATTATTAATTGCTTAGAGCAAGCGCGTAAATATCTACTTTGTTACGCTCAACCGCGCTTAGTTTGGGAATGCACTTTGATAGCAATGAAAAATTAA
- the tmk gene encoding dTMP kinase produces the protein MNGRLIVFEGVEGCGKTSQIQLCQEWLQYLGISVVVTREPGGTALGLDLRRLLLKAENKTIFNTTELLLYAADRAQHVEEELKPNLEKGNIILCDRYTDSTIAYQGYGRGLDINLINVLNLIATGGLESDLTLWLDVDIEVGLSRKRSSGDIADRIELEAIAFHRRIQQGYAQLQASQDKIVRIDASLNKEAVQTMIQTTLSDRLKAWGYL, from the coding sequence ATGAATGGTAGATTAATCGTATTTGAAGGGGTGGAAGGTTGTGGTAAAACTAGCCAAATACAACTTTGTCAAGAGTGGTTGCAATATTTAGGTATTTCAGTTGTGGTTACTCGTGAACCTGGGGGAACTGCTTTAGGTTTGGATTTGCGACGCTTGTTGTTAAAAGCAGAAAATAAAACAATATTCAACACTACAGAATTATTGTTGTATGCTGCTGATAGGGCGCAACACGTTGAAGAAGAATTAAAACCGAATCTCGAAAAAGGTAATATTATTTTGTGCGATCGCTATACTGATTCGACTATCGCTTATCAAGGTTACGGTCGCGGTTTGGATATAAATTTAATAAATGTGCTTAATTTAATTGCGACTGGTGGGTTAGAAAGCGATTTAACTTTATGGCTTGATGTCGATATTGAAGTGGGACTAAGCCGCAAACGCAGCAGTGGCGATATTGCTGATAGAATTGAACTTGAAGCGATCGCTTTTCATCGTCGCATCCAACAAGGATACGCTCAACTGCAAGCATCCCAAGATAAAATTGTCCGCATAGATGCTAGCTTGAATAAAGAAGCTGTGCAAACAATGATTCAAACAACTTTAAGCGATCGCTTGAAAGCTTGGGGTTATCTGTAA